The genomic stretch TGGAGTGCTAAAGATGAGAACCCGTTCCCCGGGCGTTTGAGCGTTAATACCGATTCTTTCGCGTTGTCGCTGAAGATGGAACAAACCGGACAGTATGTGATTCCCGGTGAGCAGGGTTATCAGGCCAAGCATAACCTGATGCCGGTTGCGTCATATAATATTCAGGCGCCGTTTATCAAGGTACGTGGTTCGCTTAAACTTAGCAATAATATGCCTCCGGTTGCAGTTGAAGGGACGGCGTGGATGAGCAAAGAGTGGGGCAGCGGTTTGCTGGCAGAAGGTCAGCGTGGCTGGGACTGGTTCGTGCTTGACCTCGATCAGGATACCACACTGACAGTCAGTCGATTCCGACACAATCTGCAGTTACCCTATGTATTCGGAACCTTGTCGACCCGCAATGGTAGAGTGATCACACTGAATGAATCTGATGTGATGATCACCCCTCTGCACATGATGTCTTTGGCGAACGGTAAATTAGTCCCGTTGCAGTGGAATATTTCGATCCCGAGCCAGAATATCAATATTACCACCAGTGTACTCAACCAACATTTGTGGCTACCCTTCGCTCTGCCATACTGGCAGGGGCCGATTTACTCGTTCGGAACACACCGTGCTCACGGTTTTATGCAACTGACGGGTTACTAAACTATCATTTTCTGTAATACGTTAAAAACGACAAACACTTCATACTTATGAGTCGGAACGGGAACATCTTAGATCTTCCCGTTTTGTTATTTTCCCTCAAAAGCGGTTTTCTTTACTCGATTTCCTATACTTAGAGTTTGGGATTGTTTAAACGGAATAAACGTAACATGAAGCTTAACTGTTCGGGATTTTCGAGGTTTATGTTCATTACAAGCGATTTCTCAAGCGATAAGTGAGTGGATACACTCAATTTATTCTTTTGTTTATCGTTGACTAACATAACGACAAGGACGATTTAATGACTGACACAATTCGTGACTTTTTCAAAATGGAATCAGCCGGAGGGATCATCTTAGTGATCGCTGCGGTGGTTGCCATGACCATTGCAAACTCACCTCTCAATGAATTCTATCAGGGTGCACTGCACAGCTACCTGTTTGGTATGTCTGTTTCTCACTGGATTAACGATGGCCTGATGGCTGTGTTTTTCATGTTAATTGGCCTGGAAGTAAAACGTGAGCTGCTGGA from Vibrio ostreae encodes the following:
- a CDS encoding lipocalin-like domain-containing protein, yielding MAVLNKRLVKLLVVTTVLAVIALIGSLLYAIFAPTQYQPDDNDLDSLFASQSQKVFESALPGKSVVLPADFAMHPDYQHEWWHFFANVKDTHGNEYGVQWNYFRIARDDLEHPGWDNSQLYFSHVVISTRDHVWREQRMARGGIGLAGLNAKPFRMWIDNWSWSAKDENPFPGRLSVNTDSFALSLKMEQTGQYVIPGEQGYQAKHNLMPVASYNIQAPFIKVRGSLKLSNNMPPVAVEGTAWMSKEWGSGLLAEGQRGWDWFVLDLDQDTTLTVSRFRHNLQLPYVFGTLSTRNGRVITLNESDVMITPLHMMSLANGKLVPLQWNISIPSQNINITTSVLNQHLWLPFALPYWQGPIYSFGTHRAHGFMQLTGY